From a region of the Anaerolineae bacterium genome:
- a CDS encoding ABC transporter permease translates to MTRYVAQRLVMLVPVLLGITVVTFAMLRLIPGDPCRVMLGERATDQMCAAFNERMGFDDPLHVQFYRYVTSILRGDLGTSVKTGQSVVSELADRLPMTFELTLASMFVAVTVGMSAGFLAALRRGSAVDLATMAVANIGVSMPIFWLGLILMFVFAFRLQWLPPSGRTTVGVQLTPLAAAWGLPDSAPGWTRGLLDFISGFYLLSTLLTGNLRGFWDTVKHLALPAMALSTIPMSIIARMTRSSLLEVLGQDYVRTARAKGLPHRMVLLRHAMKNALLPVVTTIGLEFGYLLGGAFLTETVFSLPGVGRLVVDRILARDYPIVQGAVLVIAAVFVFVNLLVDLTYAWIDPRIHYD, encoded by the coding sequence ATGACCAGGTACGTGGCCCAACGCCTGGTCATGCTCGTGCCTGTCCTGCTCGGCATCACGGTGGTGACCTTCGCCATGCTGCGCCTGATCCCAGGCGATCCCTGCAGGGTGATGCTGGGCGAACGAGCCACCGACCAGATGTGCGCCGCCTTCAACGAGCGCATGGGCTTCGACGACCCCCTCCACGTCCAGTTCTATCGCTACGTCACCAGCATACTCCGTGGCGACCTGGGGACTTCGGTCAAGACAGGCCAGTCGGTGGTGAGCGAACTGGCGGATCGTCTCCCCATGACTTTCGAGCTGACGCTCGCCTCGATGTTCGTGGCCGTGACGGTGGGTATGAGCGCGGGGTTCCTAGCTGCCCTGCGCAGGGGAAGCGCAGTGGACCTGGCCACCATGGCGGTGGCCAACATAGGGGTGTCCATGCCCATCTTCTGGCTCGGCCTGATCCTCATGTTCGTCTTTGCCTTCCGACTGCAGTGGCTTCCTCCTTCCGGGCGCACGACGGTGGGCGTGCAGTTGACACCTTTGGCCGCTGCCTGGGGCCTGCCCGATTCGGCGCCCGGCTGGACCAGGGGACTGCTGGATTTCATCTCCGGCTTCTACCTGCTGAGCACCTTGCTGACCGGGAACCTGCGGGGCTTTTGGGATACCGTCAAACACCTTGCCCTCCCGGCCATGGCCTTGTCTACCATCCCGATGTCCATCATCGCCCGGATGACCCGCTCCAGCCTGCTGGAGGTTCTGGGTCAGGACTACGTTCGTACGGCGCGGGCCAAGGGCCTGCCGCATCGGATGGTCCTGCTGCGGCATGCGATGAAGAACGCCCTGCTTCCCGTGGTGACCACCATAGGCCTCGAGTTCGGCTACCTTCTCGGTGGCGCCTTCCTGACCGAGACGGTGTTCTCCCTACCGGGCGTAGGGCGGCTGGTGGTGGATCGCATCCTGGCCCGTGACTACCCCATAGTGCAGGGTGCGGTGCTGGTGATTGCTGCCGTGTTCGTGTTCGTCAATCTTCTGGTGGACCTGACCTACGCGTGGATAGACCCGCGAATTCACTACGATTGA
- a CDS encoding ABC transporter permease subunit, whose amino-acid sequence MTTKSLSKAPALERPRTAATAIFGWTDSVPWWVLVLVGLGILVLLFVLSPARVDVLREVPAARTPAGGTLTYTLEVRNAGPAEAVRLVLTEQLPAGMELISAVPAPTRQEGAQVVWELAPLKGGRTTVIQVEVATRVAGQAAELMREAAVDVSWTTVSVDILQFLAIGARVTILVTLYSFMLAVILGLIAGLGRVSKQPAGFSSVLRSDYAPKGAVRVVAGLGIYLVGTRFVSALPPLSPALGSALAVVLYLAPRVLHPYTVSTVYVEVFRGVPMLVQVLYLGFVIRPFVKGFLSEALGSNVDFSEFNAAVLGLGLGYGAYIAEVFRAGIQSIHRGQMEAARSLGMSYAQAMRYIILPQAIRRVLPPLANDGVALLKDSSFVSVLSVADLTRQGRLYMSRTYRAFESWNMVAVSYLVLTFLLSGLARALERRMSRDER is encoded by the coding sequence ATGACGACTAAGTCACTCAGTAAGGCGCCGGCGCTGGAGCGGCCTCGGACGGCCGCCACCGCGATTTTCGGCTGGACCGACAGCGTGCCCTGGTGGGTGCTGGTACTGGTCGGGCTGGGGATATTGGTGCTGCTCTTCGTCCTCTCGCCGGCTCGGGTGGACGTTCTCCGTGAGGTGCCTGCTGCCAGGACGCCCGCCGGCGGTACGCTGACCTACACCCTGGAGGTGCGGAACGCCGGCCCGGCCGAGGCTGTCAGGCTGGTGCTCACCGAGCAGCTGCCGGCTGGGATGGAGCTGATCTCGGCTGTGCCTGCTCCCACCCGGCAAGAGGGGGCTCAGGTAGTGTGGGAACTCGCACCCCTCAAGGGCGGGAGGACTACCGTGATCCAGGTGGAGGTAGCCACCCGGGTGGCAGGACAGGCGGCCGAGCTCATGCGAGAGGCGGCCGTGGACGTGAGCTGGACCACCGTCAGTGTAGACATCTTGCAGTTCCTGGCCATAGGCGCTCGCGTCACCATCCTGGTGACGCTCTACTCGTTCATGCTGGCAGTGATCTTGGGCCTCATCGCTGGGCTGGGCCGGGTGTCCAAGCAGCCGGCCGGGTTCAGCAGCGTGCTTCGGTCCGACTACGCCCCTAAGGGTGCCGTGAGAGTGGTCGCGGGCCTGGGCATCTACCTGGTGGGCACCCGGTTCGTGAGCGCCTTGCCACCACTGAGCCCGGCCCTGGGCAGCGCTCTAGCGGTGGTGCTCTATTTGGCTCCCCGGGTGCTGCATCCGTACACCGTCTCCACTGTGTACGTCGAGGTGTTCCGGGGCGTGCCCATGCTAGTGCAGGTGCTCTATCTGGGCTTCGTCATCCGGCCCTTCGTGAAGGGGTTCCTGAGCGAAGCTTTGGGCAGCAATGTGGATTTCAGCGAGTTCAACGCGGCCGTTCTGGGTTTGGGCCTGGGGTACGGAGCCTACATCGCCGAGGTGTTCCGCGCCGGCATTCAGTCCATCCATCGAGGGCAGATGGAGGCTGCCCGTTCGCTGGGCATGAGCTACGCTCAGGCCATGCGCTACATCATACTGCCTCAGGCGATCCGCCGGGTTCTGCCGCCCTTGGCCAACGACGGCGTGGCTCTGCTCAAGGACTCCTCGTTTGTGTCGGTGCTGTCTGTGGCCGACCTGACGCGGCAGGGCAGGCTGTACATGAGCCGGACGTATCGGGCCTTCGAGAGCTGGAACATGGTCGCTGTCTCCTATCTGGTGCTGACCTTCCTGCTCTCCGGGCTGGCTCGAGCGCTGGAGAGGAGGATGAGCCGCGATGAACGCTAG
- a CDS encoding Gfo/Idh/MocA family oxidoreductase codes for MLRVGIIGYGGRVSNMAKRLGQYSIPYRVAAIADPRWEEIAAQGDPFLEGTEFFDNADEMLASTALDGVMVGTRCRLHTEMACKVAPYRLPLFLEKPVAITFEQLKQLDETFRGYPAPTVISFPLRVSPLLQMVKEIVDAGTIGSVEHVIAFNDVPYGEHYFCRWYRDYNEMGGLFLQKATHDLDYIHYLMGQRPKILCAMKAQRVYGGREDKPFDLKCTDCEEWETCPESPYNLYYQRYQGSEVDTDSPRMCLFSKDIKNEDINNVIIEYENGAQCSYTQNVFARHKAARRGARLYGYKGTIHFDWYENAIHVYKHQSPVEETIRPTGDMSHFGGDRELCLDFLRAMRDGAPSRSPMEAGILSALTCLWARESAETHRYCEVVMPA; via the coding sequence ATGCTCAGGGTAGGCATTATCGGCTACGGTGGGCGGGTCTCCAACATGGCCAAGCGGTTGGGCCAGTACAGCATCCCTTACCGGGTGGCGGCCATCGCCGATCCGCGCTGGGAGGAGATCGCTGCGCAGGGCGACCCCTTCCTGGAGGGCACGGAGTTCTTCGACAACGCGGACGAGATGCTGGCGAGTACCGCGCTGGATGGCGTCATGGTCGGCACCCGGTGTCGCCTGCACACCGAGATGGCCTGCAAGGTGGCTCCCTACCGGTTGCCGCTGTTCCTGGAGAAGCCGGTGGCCATCACCTTCGAGCAGCTCAAGCAGCTGGATGAGACATTCCGTGGCTACCCGGCGCCCACGGTCATTTCGTTCCCTCTCAGGGTTAGTCCGCTGCTACAGATGGTCAAGGAGATCGTTGACGCCGGGACCATCGGCAGCGTCGAGCATGTCATCGCCTTCAACGATGTGCCCTACGGCGAGCACTACTTCTGCCGCTGGTACCGCGACTACAACGAGATGGGTGGGCTGTTCCTGCAGAAGGCCACGCATGACCTGGACTACATCCACTACCTGATGGGCCAGCGGCCGAAGATTCTGTGTGCCATGAAAGCCCAGCGCGTCTACGGTGGTCGGGAGGACAAACCCTTCGACCTCAAGTGCACCGACTGTGAGGAGTGGGAGACCTGCCCCGAGAGCCCCTACAACCTCTACTACCAGAGGTACCAGGGCTCTGAGGTGGATACGGACTCCCCGCGCATGTGCCTGTTCTCCAAAGACATCAAGAACGAGGACATCAATAACGTCATCATCGAGTACGAGAACGGGGCTCAGTGTAGTTACACCCAGAACGTCTTCGCCCGACACAAGGCCGCCCGGCGGGGGGCGCGTCTGTATGGCTACAAGGGGACCATCCACTTCGACTGGTACGAGAACGCCATCCACGTCTACAAGCACCAGTCGCCGGTGGAGGAGACCATCCGACCCACGGGGGACATGTCCCACTTTGGCGGGGATCGGGAGCTGTGCCTGGACTTCCTACGGGCAATGCGGGACGGGGCGCCCTCACGTAGTCCCATGGAGGCAGGCATCCTCAGCGCCCTCACCTGCCTCTGGGCCCGGGAGTCGGCGGAGACGCATCGCTACTGCGAAGTGGTCATGCCGGCGTAG
- a CDS encoding transporter substrate-binding domain-containing protein — MSRRGRVLCALVLIVTVMGLAQCGGAPTEAPPEAVATDTPAAPAAEGFGTIRVGTEAAYPPFENKDESGNIVGFDIDLMNAIAERAGFEVEYVDTPFDGIFVALQSGEFDAVISAATITSERAQIVDFSDPYFDAGLALVVRADSPYQAAEDLEGQPIGVQLGTTGDMEATDRYGEENVRRYDDVLLAFQALISGDVEGVVNDLPVTEGYMANNPESNLRLIPGMLTSEQYGIAVNKSRPELLAAINQALAEIKADGTYDEIYSKWITAPAAEEPAGVADVCGGVGNLKDVVAVDEYTVRIELCNPDPALPYKVAFGAMAFHSPANLEKYGGGGELGVNPVGTGPYVLQEWVRDDHITLVANPNYWGEPPKTPTLVMRPVVEAAARFLELQAGTVDIINNLGTDDFPVAEADPNIQVLERPPFNIGYLWMNRDVEKFSDQRVRQAVAMCLDRQALLDAFYPPASLVAEQFMPPGLLGHTEGLTWYPRDVEMARGLLAEAGYPDGLDATLSLREVARGYLPEPSKVAEAIQAQLAECGVRVTIDVVESGAFLDGAAAGDFEMGLLGWLADYPDPTNWLDFHFMGTGAGDQFGQPFPDIVELLTQAARLPDPAERQPLYDQVNELLKEYAVMVPIAHGGSAMAASADVEGLLASPLNTEVYAPVSKPGADTLIYAKNGDAISLDCTDETDGESFEVCSQIFDGLLEFIPGTTEVRPALATSYDVNEDATQWVFTLRQGVTFSDGTPFNADAVVINFQRQWDPENPLHVGRTGEFYYFATFFGGFKGD, encoded by the coding sequence ATGAGCAGGAGGGGAAGGGTTCTGTGCGCGCTCGTCCTGATTGTGACCGTAATGGGGCTGGCCCAGTGTGGCGGTGCTCCCACGGAGGCTCCGCCCGAGGCTGTGGCCACCGATACACCGGCAGCACCTGCTGCTGAGGGTTTCGGGACTATCCGCGTCGGCACCGAGGCCGCCTACCCGCCGTTCGAGAACAAGGACGAGAGTGGTAACATCGTCGGGTTCGACATAGACCTTATGAACGCCATTGCCGAGCGGGCGGGCTTCGAGGTCGAGTATGTGGATACGCCCTTCGATGGCATCTTCGTAGCCTTGCAGAGCGGCGAATTCGACGCCGTTATCTCGGCGGCCACCATCACCTCCGAACGGGCCCAGATAGTGGACTTCTCGGATCCGTACTTCGACGCCGGCCTGGCGCTCGTGGTCCGGGCAGACTCGCCTTACCAGGCTGCGGAGGACCTCGAGGGCCAGCCCATCGGGGTGCAACTAGGCACCACGGGCGACATGGAGGCGACCGACCGCTACGGCGAGGAGAACGTTCGCCGCTACGATGACGTTCTGTTGGCCTTCCAGGCCTTGATCAGTGGCGACGTGGAGGGAGTGGTCAACGACCTTCCCGTGACTGAGGGCTACATGGCCAACAACCCGGAGTCCAATCTGCGGCTGATTCCGGGTATGCTGACGTCGGAGCAGTACGGCATAGCCGTCAACAAGAGCCGTCCGGAACTACTGGCTGCCATCAACCAGGCGCTGGCAGAGATCAAGGCGGACGGGACTTACGACGAGATCTACAGCAAGTGGATCACCGCGCCGGCTGCAGAGGAGCCGGCAGGTGTGGCCGACGTGTGCGGTGGGGTGGGGAACCTCAAGGACGTGGTGGCGGTGGACGAGTACACCGTCCGTATTGAGCTCTGTAACCCGGACCCGGCGCTGCCATACAAGGTGGCCTTTGGCGCCATGGCCTTCCACAGCCCGGCCAACCTGGAGAAGTACGGCGGCGGAGGCGAACTGGGAGTCAACCCGGTGGGGACGGGACCGTACGTGCTGCAGGAGTGGGTGCGTGACGACCACATCACTTTGGTGGCCAACCCCAACTACTGGGGCGAGCCCCCCAAGACCCCGACTCTGGTCATGAGGCCGGTGGTCGAGGCGGCGGCGCGGTTCCTGGAGCTTCAGGCCGGCACGGTGGACATCATCAACAACCTGGGCACCGATGACTTCCCGGTGGCCGAGGCTGACCCCAATATCCAGGTTCTGGAGCGTCCGCCCTTCAACATCGGCTACCTCTGGATGAACCGCGACGTGGAGAAGTTCTCCGACCAGCGAGTGCGCCAGGCTGTGGCAATGTGCCTCGACCGACAGGCTTTGCTGGATGCTTTCTACCCGCCCGCCTCTCTAGTGGCGGAGCAGTTCATGCCGCCCGGGCTTCTGGGACACACGGAGGGGCTCACCTGGTATCCCCGCGACGTGGAGATGGCCCGAGGCCTCCTGGCCGAGGCCGGGTACCCGGATGGTCTGGATGCTACCTTGAGCCTGCGGGAAGTGGCCCGTGGCTACCTGCCCGAGCCCTCCAAGGTGGCGGAGGCCATTCAGGCCCAGCTGGCTGAGTGCGGCGTGCGAGTGACCATTGACGTGGTGGAGTCGGGCGCCTTCCTGGACGGCGCCGCCGCCGGCGACTTCGAGATGGGTCTGCTCGGCTGGTTGGCCGATTATCCCGATCCCACCAACTGGCTGGACTTCCACTTCATGGGCACGGGCGCGGGCGATCAGTTCGGCCAACCGTTCCCCGACATCGTAGAGCTGCTCACCCAGGCCGCTAGGCTGCCGGATCCGGCCGAGCGCCAACCGCTCTACGACCAGGTGAACGAGCTGCTCAAAGAATACGCCGTGATGGTTCCCATCGCCCATGGTGGCTCGGCCATGGCGGCTTCGGCCGATGTCGAAGGTCTACTGGCCAGCCCCCTGAACACCGAGGTCTACGCACCTGTCTCCAAGCCCGGCGCCGACACGTTGATCTACGCCAAGAACGGCGACGCCATCTCGCTGGACTGCACCGACGAGACCGATGGTGAGTCCTTTGAGGTCTGCTCTCAGATCTTCGACGGACTGCTGGAGTTCATCCCTGGGACCACCGAAGTGCGCCCGGCGTTGGCGACCTCCTACGACGTCAACGAGGATGCCACCCAGTGGGTCTTCACCCTCCGTCAAGGGGTGACCTTTAGCGACGGTACTCCCTTCAACGCTGATGCGGTGGTAATCAACTTCCAGCGGCAGTGGGACCCCGAGAACCCGCTGCACGTAGGTCGTACCGGCGAGTTCTACTACTTCGCCACCTTCTTTGGCGGTTTCAAGGGAGACTAG
- a CDS encoding amino acid ABC transporter ATP-binding protein, with protein MNARRNGGPIIQVQDVHKRFPGGVHALRGVTTSVDAGEVVVIIGPSGSGKSTLLRCINHLESIDSGTIVVDGMQLTDRAADINKIRAEVGMVFQSFNLFPHLTALDNITLAQRVVRKRNPKEARDIALDLLQKVGIPEKADVYPDKLSGGQQQRVAIARALAMQPKIMLFDEPTSALDPEMIKEVLDVMLDLASEGMTMVVVTHEMGFARAAARRIIFMDEGRVVEENTPDGLYHEPKHERTKLFLGRILQH; from the coding sequence ATGAACGCTAGACGGAACGGCGGGCCCATAATCCAGGTGCAGGACGTGCACAAGCGGTTCCCCGGCGGCGTCCACGCGCTTCGAGGGGTGACCACTTCGGTTGATGCGGGCGAGGTGGTGGTCATCATCGGGCCCAGCGGGAGCGGCAAGAGCACACTGCTCCGCTGCATCAACCACCTGGAGTCCATAGACTCGGGCACCATCGTGGTGGACGGCATGCAACTGACCGACAGGGCGGCCGACATCAACAAGATCCGTGCCGAGGTGGGAATGGTGTTCCAGTCGTTCAACCTGTTCCCCCATCTCACCGCCCTGGACAACATCACCCTGGCCCAGAGAGTGGTGCGCAAGCGGAACCCGAAGGAAGCCAGGGACATCGCCCTGGACCTTCTGCAGAAGGTGGGCATTCCAGAGAAGGCGGACGTGTACCCGGACAAGCTGTCCGGAGGTCAGCAGCAGCGGGTGGCGATCGCCCGGGCCCTGGCCATGCAGCCCAAGATCATGCTCTTCGACGAGCCCACCTCGGCCCTCGATCCGGAGATGATCAAGGAAGTGCTGGACGTGATGCTCGATCTGGCCAGCGAGGGCATGACCATGGTGGTGGTCACACATGAGATGGGATTCGCCCGAGCGGCGGCACGGCGCATCATCTTCATGGACGAGGGGCGCGTCGTGGAAGAGAACACCCCTGACGGTCTCTACCACGAGCCCAAGCACGAGCGCACCAAGCTGTTCCTGGGCAGGATCCTGCAGCACTAA
- a CDS encoding ABC transporter permease, with protein sequence MSQASPPYPAASVARSEGREQVRTPTRDALRHLRRNPVAIAGGAILGLLLLTALLAPVIAPYSPTAQTLSARNAPPSAEHILGLDALGRDVLSRVMYGARISLFIGFFTVGGALIVGTLVGAVAGYVGGRTDDLLMRLMDIMLAFPSLLLAIGVVAILGRGLMNALYAIAFVSIPVYARIARASILSVKELDYVEAARAIGAGPGRILFRVVLPNSLTPLIVQATLGIGTAILEAAALSFIGLGAQAPQPEWGLMLAQHRNLVFTAPHTVFFPGLAIMLTVLGFNLLGDGLRDALDPRLRT encoded by the coding sequence TTGAGCCAAGCAAGCCCCCCTTACCCGGCGGCCTCTGTCGCCCGCTCCGAGGGGCGGGAGCAGGTGCGGACTCCGACACGGGACGCCCTCCGTCACCTGAGGCGCAACCCAGTGGCCATCGCCGGAGGTGCCATCCTGGGTCTCCTGTTGCTCACCGCGCTCCTGGCGCCAGTCATCGCCCCATACAGCCCTACGGCGCAGACCCTCAGCGCCCGAAACGCGCCCCCCTCGGCGGAGCACATCCTGGGGCTGGACGCACTGGGCCGGGACGTGCTCAGCCGAGTGATGTACGGCGCGCGCATATCGCTCTTCATCGGTTTCTTCACCGTAGGGGGCGCATTGATCGTGGGGACGCTAGTGGGCGCGGTGGCGGGCTACGTGGGTGGACGTACGGACGATCTGCTCATGCGCCTGATGGACATAATGCTGGCCTTCCCCAGCTTGCTGCTGGCCATCGGCGTGGTAGCCATCCTCGGGCGAGGACTGATGAACGCCCTGTACGCCATCGCGTTCGTCTCCATACCGGTGTACGCCCGAATCGCCCGGGCGAGCATCCTCTCGGTGAAGGAACTGGACTACGTAGAGGCAGCTCGGGCCATCGGGGCGGGGCCGGGGCGCATCCTCTTCCGCGTCGTGCTCCCCAACTCGCTGACGCCTCTGATCGTTCAGGCCACCCTCGGGATCGGCACCGCCATCCTAGAGGCAGCCGCTCTCAGCTTCATCGGATTGGGCGCCCAGGCGCCGCAGCCTGAATGGGGGCTAATGTTGGCGCAGCACCGCAACCTGGTGTTTACTGCTCCCCATACCGTCTTCTTCCCCGGCCTGGCTATCATGCTCACGGTTCTGGGCTTCAACCTCCTGGGTGACGGCCTGCGCGATGCCCTGGACCCGCGGTTGAGAACCTGA